A section of the Solitalea canadensis DSM 3403 genome encodes:
- a CDS encoding alpha/beta fold hydrolase codes for MKRTIIYAVFVLLILESCNKANKSQENVTQTSANVKDSLTFKRGYSDVNGIKMYYEIYGKGSPLVLIHGGGSTIQTTFGRVIPQLARDRQVIAVELQAHGRTSDRSADLTFEQDADDVAALLKNIGIDKADFFGFSNGGTTTMQIAIRHPEIVNKIILGSTLAKRNGVPEQFWGFMKQARLENMPQQLKEAYKQVAPDSNGLQVMHDKDAKRVINFKDITDEKISSIKAPTLIIIGDKDVITPEHALEMHQLIANSQLAIIPGAHGEYIGEITTIKGNYKETDFVIPMIEKFLQ; via the coding sequence ATGAAAAGGACAATCATCTATGCTGTTTTCGTGCTTCTGATCCTGGAGTCGTGCAATAAAGCAAACAAATCACAAGAAAACGTTACCCAAACTAGTGCAAATGTTAAAGATTCTCTAACGTTCAAAAGAGGCTATTCAGACGTCAATGGGATTAAAATGTATTATGAGATTTATGGAAAAGGAAGCCCATTAGTTTTAATTCACGGAGGCGGCTCAACTATCCAGACAACCTTTGGGAGAGTAATTCCTCAATTGGCTAGAGACAGACAGGTAATAGCAGTAGAATTGCAGGCACATGGACGGACAAGCGACAGAAGCGCAGATTTGACATTCGAACAAGATGCCGACGATGTGGCCGCGCTGCTCAAAAACATTGGAATTGATAAAGCAGATTTTTTCGGGTTTAGCAACGGCGGTACGACCACCATGCAAATTGCCATTCGCCATCCCGAAATAGTTAATAAGATTATACTAGGCTCCACTCTTGCTAAACGCAATGGAGTGCCTGAACAATTTTGGGGGTTTATGAAGCAAGCACGATTAGAAAACATGCCCCAACAATTGAAAGAAGCCTATAAACAAGTTGCTCCAGACAGTAATGGCCTGCAAGTAATGCACGATAAGGATGCAAAAAGAGTAATAAATTTTAAAGATATAACAGACGAAAAGATCAGCTCAATTAAAGCCCCAACTTTAATTATCATCGGCGACAAAGATGTCATCACACCTGAACATGCTCTCGAAATGCACCAGCTAATAGCCAATTCACAATTAGCAATAATTCCGGGTGCACATGGCGAATACATTGGCGAAATAACAACGATAAAAGGGAATTACAAGGAAACAGATTTTGTGATCCCAATGATTGAAAAATTTTTACAATGA
- a CDS encoding SRPBCC family protein — protein sequence MENRVKNKEVFIEETFNASVERVFNAWTDPEKLMKWFAPDGCTIHFKTLNIENGGLFHSCISNPQYGDCWCIGEYKELVPNSKIVFTMINADENGEPINPAAIGMDPDWPGETLVTVTLTEEGGMTTLRLRQTVSQELAKKTGAYPSWLQMLNNMRALLN from the coding sequence ATGGAAAATCGTGTAAAAAACAAGGAGGTTTTTATAGAAGAAACCTTTAACGCAAGTGTTGAAAGGGTGTTCAATGCTTGGACCGATCCTGAAAAATTAATGAAATGGTTTGCGCCTGATGGCTGCACTATCCATTTCAAAACACTAAACATTGAGAACGGTGGACTATTTCACTCGTGTATTTCTAATCCTCAATATGGAGACTGTTGGTGTATTGGAGAATACAAAGAACTTGTGCCTAACTCAAAAATCGTCTTCACAATGATTAATGCGGATGAAAATGGCGAGCCTATAAACCCGGCTGCAATTGGAATGGATCCGGATTGGCCTGGTGAAACACTTGTTACAGTAACACTAACTGAAGAAGGTGGAATGACAACCTTGCGGTTACGACAAACCGTTTCGCAAGAATTAGCTAAGAAAACCGGTGCATACCCAAGTTGGTTGCAAATGCTAAATAACATGCGAGCATTACTTAATTAA
- a CDS encoding ArsR/SmtB family transcription factor — protein MEARRDVFQAIADPTRRAIIGMIALQPVNVNTIAEQFDVSRQAISLHLKILSECGLLNIKQIGRERLCEAKLEKLNEVHEWVEQYHKLWTGRLKALKDFVEQEELQAKSAKAVDKKINKNVNKSKK, from the coding sequence ATGGAAGCGCGAAGAGATGTTTTTCAGGCAATAGCCGACCCTACAAGACGAGCAATAATAGGTATGATAGCCCTACAACCTGTGAATGTTAACACCATTGCAGAGCAATTTGATGTTAGTCGCCAGGCTATTTCCCTGCACCTTAAAATTCTTTCCGAATGTGGCTTGTTAAACATCAAGCAAATTGGCCGAGAGCGCTTATGTGAAGCAAAGCTTGAAAAATTAAATGAGGTGCATGAGTGGGTTGAACAGTATCATAAGCTATGGACAGGAAGATTAAAGGCACTCAAAGACTTTGTAGAACAAGAAGAACTGCAAGCTAAGAGTGCAAAAGCAGTCGATAAGAAAATAAATAAGAACGTCAATAAATCTAAAAAATAA
- a CDS encoding ankyrin repeat domain-containing protein codes for MDYLQKIIGDFEIHSVEGIKECFENGVGPNRLHKGKPLIYEMISMYLRGPKFKKCIQVFVDFGLKFDDKVLLAVLLDDAATLEKLLTGNPELMAKKYSLDCTFTPLYEVSLLHICAEYNHLKCAKSLVKLGVDINTKAGLDNNGFGGQTPIFHTVNQHDNACIDVMNFLVSQNPDLSLTVSGLIWGNGYEWETFIPSVNPISYAMMGLLRQFQRTEQQIYEVVSILLKANCGIDYFPANVPNKYLSS; via the coding sequence ATGGACTATTTGCAAAAAATAATCGGAGACTTTGAAATCCACTCGGTTGAAGGAATCAAAGAATGCTTTGAAAATGGTGTTGGTCCCAATCGGCTTCATAAAGGTAAACCCCTTATCTACGAAATGATAAGTATGTATTTGCGTGGTCCTAAGTTCAAAAAATGTATTCAAGTTTTCGTAGATTTTGGTTTGAAATTCGATGATAAGGTCTTATTGGCCGTTTTGCTCGATGACGCTGCAACACTTGAAAAACTACTAACTGGAAATCCGGAGTTAATGGCTAAAAAGTATTCCTTAGACTGCACTTTTACTCCACTTTATGAAGTGTCTCTTTTACATATCTGTGCAGAGTATAATCATTTGAAATGTGCAAAATCGTTAGTAAAGTTGGGTGTTGATATTAACACAAAAGCTGGGCTTGATAATAATGGTTTTGGTGGGCAGACTCCAATTTTTCATACGGTCAATCAACATGATAATGCTTGTATTGATGTAATGAATTTTCTAGTATCTCAGAATCCCGACCTCTCATTAACTGTTTCAGGACTAATTTGGGGTAATGGATACGAATGGGAAACATTTATTCCTTCTGTTAATCCAATAAGCTATGCGATGATGGGTCTGCTCCGACAATTTCAAAGAACTGAGCAGCAGATTTATGAAGTTGTATCGATATTACTAAAAGCGAATTGCGGAATAGATTATTTTCCGGCAAATGTTCCGAACAAGTATTTAAGTAGCTAA
- a CDS encoding methyltransferase yields METQVNHPTPDSIMQIGTGFWASKILLSAVRFQLFTTLAERKTMTAAEIKSHLGFKCTDRNVFDYLDALTTFGFLNREDILETAKYSNNANTDFFLDKKKPTYIGGLLEMLNNRLYGFWGNLEEGLLTGQQQNETKAGDDLFKKLYEDPDRLKEFIHAMSGIQMGAFMALAQKFDFSNYKTLVDIGGSAGLLSLLVAKQQPHMSCISWDLPVVAPVAIETIQQFQLQDRVKTANGDFFKDQFPQADVITMGNILHDWDEKTKLMLIRKAYDALPEGGAFVAIEGIIDDDRNKNAFGLMMSINMLIETGSGFDYTFADFNKWAKEIGFRSTSLLPLAGPTSAAIAYK; encoded by the coding sequence ATGGAAACTCAAGTTAATCATCCTACTCCTGACAGTATCATGCAAATAGGTACAGGTTTTTGGGCCTCAAAAATTCTATTGAGCGCTGTAAGATTTCAACTGTTTACAACACTTGCCGAACGAAAAACGATGACCGCAGCCGAAATAAAATCTCATTTAGGATTTAAATGCACCGATAGAAATGTGTTCGATTATTTAGATGCCCTGACTACTTTTGGCTTTCTTAATCGCGAGGATATTTTAGAAACCGCGAAATATTCAAACAATGCTAATACTGATTTCTTCTTAGACAAAAAGAAGCCAACCTATATTGGTGGACTCCTCGAAATGTTAAACAACAGGCTGTATGGCTTTTGGGGTAACCTGGAAGAAGGACTGTTAACCGGACAGCAACAAAATGAAACGAAAGCAGGAGACGATCTTTTCAAAAAACTGTATGAAGATCCTGATAGGCTAAAGGAATTTATACACGCAATGAGCGGAATCCAAATGGGGGCTTTTATGGCACTGGCTCAAAAATTCGATTTTTCAAACTATAAAACATTAGTAGATATTGGAGGGTCGGCGGGCTTACTTTCATTGCTGGTGGCTAAACAACAGCCGCATATGAGTTGTATCTCATGGGATTTACCTGTGGTTGCTCCGGTTGCAATTGAAACGATTCAGCAATTTCAACTGCAAGATCGTGTAAAAACTGCCAATGGAGATTTCTTTAAGGATCAGTTCCCCCAAGCTGACGTGATAACGATGGGAAATATTCTGCATGACTGGGATGAAAAAACTAAATTAATGCTTATCAGGAAAGCCTATGATGCATTACCCGAGGGCGGTGCATTTGTGGCTATTGAAGGCATTATAGATGATGATAGAAACAAAAACGCTTTTGGTTTGATGATGAGCATTAATATGCTTATTGAAACAGGAAGCGGCTTTGATTATACATTTGCTGATTTTAATAAATGGGCAAAAGAAATAGGTTTCAGATCGACTTCATTACTGCCATTAGCCGGCCCTACTAGTGCTGCAATAGCTTATAAGTAA
- a CDS encoding dihydrofolate reductase family protein produces MRTLSLFIATSLDGYIAKPNDDLSFLKLVEKEGEDYGYAEFTANIDTIILGRKTYDWVLREIGASHYDNGERDVYVITRNERPGVGRTKFYTGNLAELVQELKKGNGKNIYCDGGAEIVNELLKDDLIDEFIISIVPVLVGNGTRLFKDGRPEQLLEFVKSKTFDTGLTQLHYRRKK; encoded by the coding sequence ATGAGAACACTATCACTTTTCATAGCAACAAGTTTGGACGGTTATATTGCAAAGCCAAATGATGACCTTAGTTTTTTGAAGCTAGTAGAAAAAGAAGGGGAAGATTATGGATATGCGGAATTTACTGCGAACATTGATACCATAATTCTTGGCAGAAAAACTTACGATTGGGTGCTTAGAGAAATTGGCGCTTCTCATTACGATAATGGAGAAAGAGATGTTTATGTTATCACAAGGAACGAACGACCAGGTGTTGGTAGAACCAAGTTTTATACAGGAAACCTAGCTGAATTAGTGCAAGAACTTAAAAAAGGAAACGGTAAGAATATATATTGTGATGGTGGTGCCGAAATAGTGAACGAACTTTTGAAAGACGATTTGATTGATGAATTTATTATTTCAATTGTTCCGGTATTGGTTGGTAACGGAACACGACTTTTCAAGGACGGCAGACCCGAACAGTTGCTTGAATTTGTAAAGTCAAAAACTTTCGACACAGGTTTAACACAACTGCATTACAGACGAAAGAAGTAG
- a CDS encoding DUF5958 family protein: MLRPIDILINSFAQDKLGLEKLLIWFDTLAIIDKRKAVYWSRILLEQSRPDNELIESGIKQIPLKSTFTPIVLLNTKSFKIALTKIVELPDAEMKKAFITLISLFKVSDEKRREEWCKGICGHEWHDLDKLNIILNDEYLDSLRGKIQ; this comes from the coding sequence ATGCTAAGACCGATTGATATATTAATTAACAGCTTTGCGCAAGACAAACTCGGCCTTGAAAAGCTATTAATATGGTTTGATACCTTGGCAATAATTGACAAAAGAAAAGCAGTCTATTGGTCGAGGATTCTTTTAGAGCAATCACGTCCTGACAATGAATTAATTGAATCAGGAATAAAACAAATACCTCTTAAATCGACATTCACACCAATTGTTTTGCTGAATACAAAATCTTTCAAAATTGCATTAACTAAAATAGTTGAATTGCCTGATGCCGAAATGAAAAAGGCATTTATTACTTTGATTTCATTATTTAAAGTGTCGGACGAAAAAAGAAGAGAGGAATGGTGTAAGGGAATATGTGGCCATGAATGGCATGACCTTGATAAGTTAAATATTATCTTGAACGATGAGTATTTAGATAGTTTAAGAGGGAAAATACAATAA
- a CDS encoding VOC family protein: MKTKNFELQFTQIAWVVKDIKVTEKVLRETMGIANFSSPEIIRLRDFGGTHYGEPSDAESLVSIAYTGETFIELIQPISGRSIFQDYLDKNPAGGVHHIAYSLPVANLDQVISEMAAKGFHVVTSVNHPIAKIVFFDTSKDTGVFTEIMGITEEGEKAVQKMKR; this comes from the coding sequence ATGAAGACAAAAAATTTTGAACTTCAATTCACGCAAATTGCTTGGGTTGTAAAAGATATCAAGGTTACTGAAAAAGTTCTCAGGGAAACTATGGGAATAGCTAATTTTAGTAGTCCGGAAATTATTCGTTTAAGAGATTTTGGTGGGACCCATTATGGAGAGCCATCTGACGCTGAAAGTCTCGTTTCGATAGCTTACACAGGCGAAACATTCATCGAACTTATTCAACCTATTTCCGGAAGGAGTATATTTCAGGACTATCTTGATAAAAATCCTGCAGGGGGAGTACACCATATCGCCTATAGTTTGCCTGTTGCCAACTTAGATCAAGTTATTTCCGAAATGGCTGCTAAAGGTTTCCATGTTGTTACTAGTGTTAATCATCCGATTGCCAAGATTGTTTTTTTCGACACCTCTAAAGACACTGGCGTTTTTACAGAAATAATGGGAATTACAGAAGAAGGTGAAAAGGCTGTTCAGAAAATGAAAAGGTGA
- a CDS encoding carboxypeptidase-like regulatory domain-containing protein, whose product MLTLLGSTLTTWGQISITGKVISNDDNLPIQGVNVVEKGTQNGTTTTQDGTFFLEVRDPNTTLIFSFIGMITQEFPLKGQKQIVVKAKWDCHKDFFDSQKVLFYANSGVINNPVGGQINFASPWILGGVVKGMYSYQTNLNENEYERAQIELAHYISNCNFDLDFRWSYRQALFSNELNFKANSFESDFNFRNLTLIAGYSHLNFKRVETNYNEIFSGAVIGAGTYFNIPLYPKAVAKISLYKDKIEYQAEIEGGHKGFSCFIKFYKLDSFNELSLGIGTCLNYKIKKQRKLE is encoded by the coding sequence ATGCTGACCCTTTTGGGTTCCACATTAACAACATGGGGTCAAATTTCAATTACGGGAAAAGTTATTTCAAATGATGATAATTTGCCTATTCAAGGTGTTAATGTTGTTGAGAAAGGAACGCAGAATGGAACGACAACAACACAGGATGGAACATTTTTCTTAGAAGTACGCGATCCCAATACAACATTGATATTTTCATTTATTGGAATGATAACTCAAGAGTTTCCACTAAAAGGACAAAAACAAATAGTTGTAAAAGCTAAATGGGACTGTCATAAAGACTTTTTTGATTCACAGAAGGTACTGTTTTACGCAAATAGTGGCGTAATAAATAACCCGGTAGGTGGACAAATTAATTTTGCCTCACCGTGGATTCTTGGCGGTGTCGTTAAAGGCATGTATAGCTATCAGACAAATCTTAATGAGAATGAATATGAAAGGGCCCAAATTGAGCTGGCTCATTATATTTCAAACTGCAACTTTGACCTTGATTTTAGATGGAGCTATCGACAAGCGTTATTTAGCAATGAGTTGAATTTTAAGGCAAATTCTTTTGAGTCAGATTTCAATTTTCGAAACTTAACGCTTATTGCCGGCTATAGCCATCTCAATTTTAAACGAGTTGAAACAAACTATAATGAGATATTTTCGGGGGCTGTGATAGGGGCTGGTACTTATTTTAACATACCGCTTTACCCCAAAGCAGTGGCGAAAATTTCACTTTACAAAGACAAAATTGAGTATCAAGCAGAAATAGAGGGTGGACATAAAGGATTTAGTTGCTTTATTAAGTTCTACAAATTAGACTCATTTAATGAGCTGAGTTTGGGTATTGGGACTTGTCTAAATTACAAAATAAAGAAACAGAGAAAATTAGAATAA
- a CDS encoding SMI1/KNR4 family protein, with amino-acid sequence MTPIQQLKSILTEQYVSEDGDEYKIELKQGLTDQQIDDLAKRVPMRQIPAEIRELLKFACGFEFYGLEEITFDGIGEFGFEEFFPNSVQLMGDGFGNFWILDIDSNGNWGSVFYVCHSPAVIVKHSDNLSQFIEHINEFGKNDSNSNLDIIHEKVVIDIWNQNNGFIDTETARQSSDAILEKFALSLPDNFAIADLRNKPNQTGFAWGKFGPNIDKAKRHETELIWGIEKPTNKGLLSKLFGR; translated from the coding sequence ATGACGCCTATACAACAACTAAAATCCATTTTAACAGAACAGTATGTTTCAGAAGACGGAGACGAATATAAAATTGAACTTAAACAAGGCCTTACAGACCAACAAATTGACGACTTAGCAAAAAGAGTTCCGATGAGGCAAATTCCTGCAGAAATCAGAGAGCTACTAAAATTTGCATGTGGTTTTGAATTTTACGGACTTGAAGAAATAACTTTTGACGGTATTGGGGAATTTGGTTTTGAGGAGTTTTTCCCAAATTCAGTTCAGCTTATGGGAGACGGATTTGGTAATTTTTGGATTTTAGATATTGACAGTAATGGAAATTGGGGAAGTGTATTTTATGTGTGCCACAGCCCTGCAGTTATTGTTAAGCATTCAGACAATTTATCCCAATTTATTGAGCACATAAACGAATTTGGAAAGAACGACAGCAACTCTAACCTTGATATAATTCACGAAAAAGTAGTGATAGACATTTGGAATCAGAACAATGGCTTTATTGACACTGAAACCGCAAGGCAATCAAGTGATGCCATCTTAGAAAAATTTGCGTTATCTCTTCCTGATAACTTTGCAATTGCAGACTTGCGAAATAAACCTAACCAAACAGGTTTTGCATGGGGCAAATTTGGACCTAACATTGATAAAGCCAAACGACATGAAACGGAATTAATCTGGGGAATTGAGAAGCCTACTAACAAGGGACTTTTATCAAAACTATTTGGACGATAA
- a CDS encoding dihydrofolate reductase family protein: MRKIIVLSMITLDGVMQAPGGPKEDTSGDFKYGGWVAPYADEVYGKVVQEELKPADYLLGRKTFEIWAGYWPEHGDFWPGINEGSKYVFSQSMKNTDPIVTGWKNSVIIKSLADIQKLKKIKGSDVQVWGSSQLVQLLLKHDLVDELRLKIHPLTLGDGKKLFDSGTIPAAFTLTESIVTTTGVIIASYKRAGKVKTGTVGE; this comes from the coding sequence ATGAGAAAAATAATTGTTTTATCAATGATCACATTGGATGGCGTGATGCAGGCTCCCGGTGGACCAAAGGAAGATACATCAGGCGATTTCAAATATGGAGGTTGGGTGGCTCCTTATGCTGACGAAGTTTATGGCAAGGTGGTCCAAGAAGAGCTAAAACCTGCTGACTATCTTTTGGGGAGAAAAACATTTGAGATTTGGGCCGGTTACTGGCCCGAACATGGAGACTTTTGGCCAGGTATTAATGAAGGCTCAAAATATGTATTTTCCCAAAGTATGAAAAATACGGACCCAATAGTTACCGGGTGGAAAAACTCAGTAATAATAAAAAGCCTGGCAGATATCCAAAAGCTCAAAAAAATAAAAGGCTCTGACGTTCAAGTTTGGGGTAGTAGTCAGCTCGTTCAGCTACTACTTAAGCATGATCTTGTAGACGAACTTCGACTCAAAATTCACCCGTTAACTCTTGGCGACGGGAAAAAGTTGTTTGACAGTGGTACTATACCGGCAGCATTTACATTAACCGAGAGTATTGTTACAACAACGGGGGTTATTATTGCCAGTTATAAGCGGGCGGGAAAAGTGAAGACTGGTACTGTTGGAGAATAA
- a CDS encoding aspartyl protease family protein, whose product MTILEEAFEKENYIEISFSFNGAGHPTIPFTINDEQVTFLLDTGAASNILDLEFCKTRGFPLTSTGQKGGGAGGLTLDTYSTGAITFFYKTIKFSHEFYAMEFDTIRQALEAHGVQDEIQGILGFDFLKPNSSFIDYAKNRIFVKPINS is encoded by the coding sequence ATGACTATTCTGGAAGAAGCATTCGAAAAAGAAAATTACATTGAAATTTCTTTTTCTTTTAATGGTGCCGGACACCCAACAATTCCGTTTACAATTAATGATGAACAAGTAACTTTTCTTCTCGACACTGGAGCGGCGAGTAATATTTTGGATTTAGAATTTTGCAAAACAAGAGGATTTCCTTTAACCTCAACAGGTCAAAAAGGTGGTGGAGCAGGAGGACTTACTCTCGACACTTACAGTACAGGGGCTATAACGTTCTTTTATAAAACGATTAAATTTTCCCATGAATTTTATGCTATGGAATTTGACACCATAAGACAAGCATTAGAAGCTCATGGAGTACAAGACGAAATCCAAGGAATCTTAGGCTTTGACTTCCTAAAGCCGAATAGTAGCTTTATTGATTACGCTAAAAATAGGATTTTCGTTAAGCCAATAAATAGCTGA
- a CDS encoding GNAT family N-acetyltransferase, producing MMNDHEVILRKTEIADLEFFFIFQLDDEANHLAAFTSKDPTDKTAYLQKYTKLLNDPTINMQTILVDNSIVGSISKFEIEGKAEITYWIDRSFWGKGVGTTALKNFLTIENTRPILGRVAFDNFGSQKVLEKCGFVRIGRDRGFANARQAEIEEFIYKLT from the coding sequence ATGATGAACGATCATGAAGTTATATTAAGAAAGACAGAAATTGCCGATCTAGAGTTCTTCTTTATCTTTCAACTTGATGATGAAGCGAACCATTTAGCAGCATTCACATCAAAGGACCCCACAGACAAAACAGCATATCTTCAGAAATATACTAAATTACTGAACGACCCAACTATAAATATGCAGACAATACTAGTTGACAATAGTATTGTGGGTAGTATTTCAAAGTTTGAGATAGAAGGCAAAGCAGAAATTACCTATTGGATTGACAGAAGTTTTTGGGGCAAAGGTGTTGGGACAACGGCACTTAAAAACTTTCTAACTATTGAAAACACCAGACCCATTTTGGGGCGAGTAGCATTTGACAACTTTGGTTCACAAAAAGTTCTAGAAAAATGTGGGTTTGTGAGAATCGGTAGAGACCGAGGTTTTGCCAATGCACGACAGGCCGAAATAGAAGAATTTATTTATAAACTGACTTAG
- a CDS encoding DUF4279 domain-containing protein: MTDTLIIQKAIEEIETKTFGVTEQLLDIHQVVYENDQPRVARVDTEKEDGSAIVYFPVKDEKFYLVIYLDTKPQVSVRSIGTENYNSVYLGVCSEMFSMQELTEMTKLKVTEGHCKGDKRGKNGSTYWKYSKVCFEPNPEPDEFEDKLKKLLDVLETDKEGIKQLVEKADACIQVAQVFHIGNTMIGGSFIDNESIKRMANLNLSIDFDLSVGGNLYK; encoded by the coding sequence ATGACAGACACCTTAATCATTCAAAAAGCGATAGAAGAAATTGAAACTAAGACCTTTGGTGTAACTGAACAACTCTTAGACATTCATCAAGTTGTTTATGAAAATGACCAACCAAGAGTTGCAAGGGTTGACACAGAAAAAGAGGATGGGTCAGCCATTGTTTATTTCCCTGTCAAAGACGAGAAATTTTATTTAGTAATTTATCTTGATACAAAACCTCAAGTTTCCGTAAGGAGTATAGGAACGGAAAATTATAATAGTGTTTATCTTGGTGTTTGTTCAGAAATGTTCAGTATGCAAGAACTAACTGAAATGACAAAACTAAAAGTTACTGAAGGGCATTGTAAGGGCGATAAAAGAGGTAAAAACGGTAGCACTTATTGGAAGTATAGTAAAGTTTGCTTTGAACCCAATCCTGAACCGGATGAATTTGAAGATAAGCTTAAAAAACTTCTTGATGTTTTGGAAACGGATAAAGAAGGTATTAAACAACTTGTTGAAAAAGCAGACGCTTGTATTCAGGTGGCTCAAGTATTTCACATTGGTAACACAATGATTGGTGGTTCATTTATTGACAATGAAAGTATTAAGCGAATGGCCAATTTGAACCTTTCAATTGATTTTGACTTGTCAGTAGGAGGAAACTTATACAAATGA
- a CDS encoding dihydrofolate reductase family protein: protein MRKLIAAINTTLDGFCDHTALTVGDEVHQHYNELLKSVDTLLYGRITYQLMESYWPTVVKNPTGNGPIDEFGVLIDNISKIVFSHTLKNVEWKNAKLAKGDIKEEILALKQQAGKDILVGSRSLIITLMNLNLIDEFQLCVHPVITAKGLPLFEHIHERINLKLLKTKTFISSGAILLYYEPQKSGN from the coding sequence ATGAGAAAATTAATTGCAGCCATCAATACGACCCTTGACGGTTTTTGCGACCACACGGCGCTAACTGTGGGTGATGAAGTACATCAACATTACAATGAGTTATTAAAGAGTGTTGACACCCTTTTATACGGAAGGATAACTTACCAACTTATGGAAAGTTATTGGCCAACTGTAGTAAAAAATCCTACTGGTAATGGGCCAATAGATGAATTTGGAGTATTAATAGACAATATTTCCAAAATTGTCTTTTCACACACGCTGAAAAATGTGGAGTGGAAAAATGCGAAGTTGGCAAAGGGCGACATTAAAGAGGAAATTTTAGCACTCAAACAACAAGCAGGTAAGGATATTTTAGTGGGCAGCCGAAGTCTGATAATAACTTTAATGAACCTTAACTTAATTGATGAATTCCAACTCTGCGTTCATCCAGTTATAACAGCCAAGGGTTTGCCTTTATTCGAACATATTCATGAAAGAATAAATCTCAAACTTCTAAAAACAAAAACCTTTATTAGCTCTGGTGCAATATTACTTTACTATGAGCCGCAAAAGTCAGGTAACTAG
- a CDS encoding DUF4348 domain-containing protein produces the protein MLKRHFILSFSLATMLTSCESNSTNTKSQHSNETAIISTKETVDNNFNDFIEKFSTDSAFQLNRTKFPLKTKWYDIFNDRDSLIYRNRLDFEVMDFRKKTLASHLDQWEQKIVVDKNNTSATIEIRGIENGIRVDYLFKKINGAWMLIEINDSST, from the coding sequence ATGCTCAAACGACATTTCATATTAAGTTTTTCACTTGCCACAATGTTAACCTCATGTGAAAGTAATTCAACGAATACTAAAAGTCAGCATTCAAACGAAACCGCTATTATTTCGACCAAGGAAACCGTTGACAATAATTTCAATGACTTTATCGAAAAATTTAGTACCGACTCTGCCTTTCAATTAAACAGGACAAAGTTTCCCTTGAAGACCAAATGGTATGACATTTTCAATGACAGAGACTCTTTAATTTATAGAAATAGATTGGACTTTGAAGTGATGGATTTTCGGAAGAAAACGCTTGCGAGTCATCTGGATCAATGGGAACAAAAAATAGTAGTGGACAAAAATAACACATCAGCAACGATTGAAATTCGCGGAATTGAAAATGGTATTAGGGTAGACTACTTGTTCAAAAAGATAAATGGAGCATGGATGCTTATCGAAATTAACGATAGCTCAACATAG